In Panacibacter ginsenosidivorans, the following proteins share a genomic window:
- a CDS encoding murein L,D-transpeptidase catalytic domain-containing protein, translated as MKLPSGKNRFFTYNLIGDSVVNAGIVAHGSCNQNFLSDPKFSNQPGCGCTALGKYEIGFKYKGMFGAAYKLYGLDSTNSNAFKRNIGLHSYYLVPDKETYLLPVCNSLGCAMVSYNFLCMLSKSIDSASKPILLWIFE; from the coding sequence ATGAAACTTCCAAGCGGTAAGAATCGATTTTTTACATATAACCTTATTGGAGATTCTGTTGTAAATGCTGGAATAGTTGCACATGGTTCCTGCAACCAGAATTTTCTTTCAGACCCTAAATTTTCTAATCAACCTGGTTGCGGCTGCACAGCTTTAGGCAAGTATGAAATTGGTTTTAAATATAAAGGCATGTTTGGCGCAGCATATAAATTATATGGACTCGACTCTACAAATAGTAATGCTTTTAAAAGAAATATCGGTTTGCATAGTTATTATTTAGTTCCTGATAAAGAAACTTACCTTTTACCGGTGTGCAACAGCCTTGGTTGCGCAATGGTTTCGTATAATTTTCTTTGCATGCTTTCAAAAAGTATTGACTCGGCCAGCAAACCAATACTTTTATGGATTTTTGAGTAG
- a CDS encoding response regulator encodes MPTSSPFNYSEETKSDFSGKHILIADDEPINMMVISKMLIARKATISKAVNGNEVLQMLENGLKPDLILLDIKMPELDGFMTIEQIRQQYPTLIVLAFTASFLDEESEQLLIKKGFYGSLSKSFKPDIFYTRISEALEAFF; translated from the coding sequence ATGCCAACTTCATCACCATTTAACTATTCTGAAGAAACTAAAAGCGATTTCTCAGGTAAGCACATCTTGATTGCCGATGATGAGCCAATTAATATGATGGTTATTTCTAAAATGCTAATTGCAAGAAAAGCTACTATTTCTAAAGCTGTGAATGGCAATGAAGTTTTACAAATGCTTGAAAATGGTTTAAAACCAGATTTAATCTTATTGGACATAAAAATGCCTGAACTCGATGGTTTTATGACAATAGAACAAATAAGGCAACAGTATCCCACTCTTATAGTGCTAGCATTTACAGCTTCCTTTCTCGATGAGGAGTCCGAACAATTATTAATTAAAAAAGGATTTTATGGAAGTCTGTCCAAATCTTTTAAGCCCGATATTTTCTACACCAGAATATCTGAAGCTCTGGAAGCATTTTTTTAG
- a CDS encoding MGH1-like glycoside hydrolase domain-containing protein gives MTAEQQRLKVNAAKKVPLEQWGPYVSERQWGTVREDYSENNDAWNYFPFNHAHARAYRWGEDGLAGISDFFQNLCFSVALWNGKDKILKERLYGLGNYQGNHGEDVKELYYYLDNIPSHYYMQMLYKYPQQAFPYEKLVEENSKRSKLEPEYELLDTGVFDNNKYFDVYVTYAKHGKKDIAIRIEIINRGNTAAPITVLPTLWFYNRWQYGGIDKKPVIKEVNDCTVKATHERLGTYYLHFQKANDRFFTENETNNEKLFSKPNVTPFTKDAFHDAIIEQKNVDALRKKKSGTKFSPVYSGTIKAGGSKVIYLRLCDTLTDNVFHKGFEQIFNQRKAEADEFYNDIFPQNISDDLRNIQRQALAGLLWSKQYYHYDIERWISTSDGIAPLSEQRKHGRNHDWPHLKNQDVILMPDKWEYPWYAAWDLAFHCIAMAVADPVYAKHQLILIMREWYMKPDGQLPAYEWNFSDVNPPVHAWAALQVYSIEKEKTGKGDIAFLKRIFQKLLINFTWWINRKDPNGNNIFEGGFLGLDNIGVFNRSIQLHSSMELEQADGTSWMGMYALNLMDMAIEIAMHDISFEDTATKFFEHFVFIAEALNEMGLWNDDDKFFYDILGAPGAPPIQLRIQSIVGLTTLFAVSIINRNVLHKLEDFTKRITWFENYRLKNHKFWPNEERAEEGKILLSLVPKERLIALLQRLLSETEFLSQGGIRALSKYHEQHPYSVNIDGSNYSIQYDPGDSTSDFFGGNSNWRGPVWIPINYIIIQSIKKYGEFYDGTLTIEYPTGSGNFMELQQVGQEITKRVISVFELDSEGHRRLHGNDNWFYNKPENQQLVLFYEYFHGDTGRGLGASHQSGWTALVAELINEIADKLPKKEKEKVVYEEED, from the coding sequence ATGACCGCAGAACAACAGCGCCTGAAAGTTAATGCTGCAAAAAAGGTTCCACTTGAACAATGGGGACCGTATGTATCAGAGCGCCAATGGGGCACAGTACGCGAAGATTATAGTGAGAATAATGATGCGTGGAATTATTTTCCATTCAATCATGCACATGCCCGTGCTTATCGCTGGGGAGAAGACGGGCTTGCAGGTATCTCTGATTTTTTCCAGAACCTGTGTTTCAGTGTAGCGTTATGGAATGGTAAAGACAAAATTCTCAAAGAACGTTTATATGGTTTGGGTAATTACCAGGGAAATCATGGCGAAGATGTAAAAGAGCTTTATTATTATCTCGACAATATTCCTTCTCACTATTATATGCAGATGCTTTACAAGTATCCGCAACAGGCATTTCCTTACGAAAAATTAGTTGAAGAGAATAGCAAACGCAGTAAGCTTGAGCCTGAATATGAATTACTCGATACAGGCGTGTTTGATAACAATAAATATTTTGATGTTTATGTAACCTACGCCAAACATGGCAAAAAAGATATAGCAATACGTATTGAGATCATTAACCGCGGCAATACGGCAGCACCAATAACTGTATTACCAACATTATGGTTCTATAACCGCTGGCAATATGGTGGTATAGATAAAAAACCTGTAATAAAAGAAGTAAATGACTGTACGGTAAAAGCAACGCATGAAAGGCTTGGTACTTATTACCTGCATTTTCAAAAAGCCAATGACAGGTTCTTTACAGAAAATGAAACCAACAATGAAAAGTTATTTAGTAAGCCTAACGTAACACCTTTTACGAAAGATGCATTTCATGATGCTATAATAGAGCAGAAGAATGTTGATGCACTGCGAAAGAAAAAAAGCGGTACTAAATTTTCACCGGTTTATAGCGGCACTATAAAGGCTGGTGGCAGCAAGGTTATTTACCTGCGTTTATGCGATACATTAACAGATAATGTTTTTCATAAAGGCTTTGAACAGATATTTAACCAACGAAAGGCTGAGGCAGATGAATTTTATAACGATATCTTTCCACAAAATATTTCTGATGATCTCAGGAATATTCAGCGCCAGGCTTTGGCGGGTTTGTTGTGGAGCAAACAATATTATCATTATGATATTGAAAGATGGATTTCTACAAGTGACGGTATCGCACCATTAAGTGAACAAAGGAAACATGGTCGTAATCATGATTGGCCGCATTTGAAAAATCAGGATGTAATACTAATGCCTGATAAATGGGAGTATCCCTGGTACGCAGCCTGGGATCTTGCTTTTCATTGTATTGCGATGGCGGTTGCCGACCCGGTTTATGCAAAACATCAGCTTATTCTTATAATGAGGGAATGGTATATGAAACCCGATGGACAACTGCCTGCGTATGAATGGAATTTCAGCGATGTAAACCCGCCTGTGCATGCCTGGGCTGCTTTGCAGGTTTACAGTATCGAAAAAGAAAAAACAGGTAAAGGTGATATAGCTTTTCTCAAACGCATCTTTCAAAAACTGTTAATAAATTTTACGTGGTGGATAAACCGAAAAGACCCCAATGGTAATAATATATTCGAAGGTGGATTTCTTGGTCTTGATAATATTGGTGTATTCAACCGCAGTATACAGCTTCACAGTTCGATGGAATTAGAACAGGCGGATGGTACAAGCTGGATGGGAATGTATGCACTTAATCTCATGGATATGGCTATTGAAATTGCGATGCATGATATTTCATTTGAAGATACCGCCACCAAATTTTTTGAACATTTTGTATTTATTGCAGAGGCATTAAATGAAATGGGTTTGTGGAATGATGACGACAAGTTCTTTTACGATATTCTTGGAGCACCCGGCGCACCGCCTATACAATTGCGGATACAAAGTATTGTTGGCTTAACCACATTGTTTGCAGTTTCGATAATAAACCGTAATGTATTGCACAAACTTGAAGATTTTACCAAACGTATTACCTGGTTTGAAAACTACCGTTTAAAAAATCATAAGTTCTGGCCCAATGAAGAGCGTGCAGAAGAAGGTAAAATTTTGCTGTCTCTTGTACCAAAGGAAAGGTTGATCGCATTACTTCAAAGACTGTTAAGCGAAACAGAGTTTTTATCACAAGGCGGTATACGTGCATTATCAAAGTACCATGAGCAGCATCCTTATTCCGTAAACATTGATGGAAGTAACTATTCTATCCAGTATGATCCCGGTGATTCAACTTCAGATTTTTTTGGGGGCAACAGTAACTGGCGTGGCCCTGTTTGGATACCTATTAATTATATAATTATCCAAAGCATAAAAAAATATGGCGAATTCTATGATGGTACATTAACCATAGAATATCCAACAGGTTCAGGCAATTTTATGGAGCTTCAGCAGGTGGGACAGGAAATTACGAAAAGAGTTATCAGTGTATTTGAACTGGATAGTGAGGGGCACCGCCGTTTGCACGGCAATGATAACTGGTTCTACAATAAACCCGAAAATCAACAGCTTGTTTTATTTTATGAATACTTTCATGGTGATACGGGCCGTGGTCTTGGTGCATCGCATCAATCGGGATGGACAGCATTGGTAGCAGAACTTATTAATGAGATAGCAGATAAATTACCAAAAAAGGAAAAAGAAAAAGTTGTTTATGAAGAAGAAGATTAA
- a CDS encoding DUF6089 family protein, which produces MLKKILLAAAIGLATTTANAQLYESNVHQGEFGVAIGLGHYFGDLNTSASISRPKFSGGIFFIKQFNKYAGLKVAADYSRLGYSDIYSKNEVERRRNLSFNSNVWEASLSGYFNFFKFIPGIEGYNYTPYVSLGVGVFTYDPYAYLGGQKYFLRPLGTEGQGRDTSVKTAPYSTMGVSFPLSVGFKYSINENINVFAELTYRFTNTDYIDDVSTTYADPNSFPTLPDGSPSPEFLLQDRSYETGTPIGIKGRQRGNSLQKDAFATLHFGVSINLSSYKCPPNK; this is translated from the coding sequence ATGTTGAAAAAAATATTACTTGCAGCAGCAATTGGCCTGGCAACTACTACTGCAAACGCTCAACTTTATGAAAGTAATGTGCACCAGGGAGAGTTTGGTGTAGCAATTGGTCTTGGGCATTATTTTGGTGACCTTAATACTTCCGCTTCAATAAGCCGCCCAAAATTTTCCGGTGGAATATTTTTTATAAAACAATTTAATAAGTATGCAGGGCTTAAAGTAGCTGCAGATTACTCCCGGCTTGGGTATTCTGATATATATAGTAAAAATGAAGTAGAGAGAAGACGTAACCTTAGTTTCAATAGCAACGTTTGGGAAGCTTCATTAAGCGGGTATTTTAATTTTTTTAAATTTATTCCCGGTATTGAAGGATATAATTATACTCCTTATGTTTCGTTAGGTGTGGGTGTATTTACTTATGATCCTTATGCTTATCTCGGCGGTCAAAAATATTTTTTAAGGCCGTTAGGTACGGAAGGCCAGGGCCGGGATACGTCGGTAAAAACTGCTCCTTACAGCACTATGGGTGTTTCTTTTCCGTTATCAGTAGGCTTTAAATACAGCATCAATGAAAATATTAATGTGTTTGCAGAATTAACCTACCGGTTTACGAATACAGATTATATTGATGATGTAAGTACAACCTATGCTGATCCAAACTCTTTTCCTACTTTACCAGATGGCAGTCCTTCACCTGAATTTTTATTGCAGGACAGAAGTTATGAAACAGGCACACCCATTGGCATAAAGGGCCGGCAGCGTGGTAATAGCTTACAGAAAGATGCGTTTGCAACACTTCATTTTGGTGTATCTATAAATTTGTCCAGTTATAAATGCCCTCCCAACAAATAA
- a CDS encoding alpha-galactosidase: MQRILIFFFIIIVLPVFGQQNFPVFNKNNLSNPKDWLITKPLEKAAVYRSADSKDIILYNGLLKRSFHISPNVVCTDFTNMGNGQQLLRAVKPEARIKINGKEYNIGGLYGQTENAYLLPEWLKNFKDDANDFHLTTITSGDIKPRLNWQCKTWASNKNQPIGVELVFHYALNQKITKDINVSVHYELYDGIPLMVKWVEITNNGNVCTINRVVNESLALVEEESAVVGSPEQMKKQHGIYVETNYAFNNAMRYDISDQTTHWKTDSVYTSQVNYNYQTPCLLEVYPEKVTGVELNKGETFTSVRTCELLMDSYDRERRGLMIRKMYSTIAPWTTQNPIFMHLVSKNDEEVRAAVDQCAATGYEALILSFGSHCNMEDTSAANIQQWKFLADYAHSKNILIGSYSLFSSRKISDEDDVIDPVTGKPDAAAFFGNAPCMGSKWGLAYLEKLKYFLSNTGFNIFENDGPYPGDVCASTTHPGHKGLDDSQWKQMELQKGLYHWCNEHGIYVNAPDWYFMDGTNKIAIGYREVNFSLPRENQKILNRQNIYDGTWEKTPSMGWGFVPLTKYQGGGAEAVLEPLSEHLKDYEQLMMQYYGAGVQACYRGPRLYDAETTKQTVTSVIAWYKKYRDILNSDIIHLRRADGRDWDGILHVNPHLKTKGLLLLYNPLKEKITRTIKVPLYYTGLNSIADVSEKDKPAKRYQLNRNHTIDLTFTLEAEGFTWFIIE, from the coding sequence ATGCAAAGAATATTAATTTTCTTTTTTATCATCATTGTGTTGCCTGTATTTGGTCAACAAAATTTTCCGGTATTCAATAAAAACAATCTATCAAATCCTAAAGATTGGCTTATAACAAAACCTTTAGAGAAAGCTGCTGTTTACAGGTCTGCAGATAGCAAAGACATTATTCTTTACAATGGATTATTAAAAAGGAGTTTTCATATATCTCCAAATGTTGTTTGCACAGATTTTACCAATATGGGTAACGGGCAACAATTACTACGTGCTGTAAAACCGGAAGCAAGAATTAAAATCAATGGTAAAGAATATAATATCGGTGGTTTGTATGGGCAAACAGAAAATGCATATCTCTTACCTGAATGGTTGAAAAATTTTAAAGATGATGCAAATGATTTTCATCTTACAACTATTACATCAGGAGATATAAAACCAAGACTCAACTGGCAATGTAAAACATGGGCATCCAATAAAAATCAGCCAATAGGTGTTGAACTTGTTTTTCATTATGCACTTAACCAGAAAATAACAAAAGATATAAATGTGTCTGTTCACTATGAATTATATGATGGTATTCCTCTAATGGTAAAATGGGTAGAGATTACCAACAATGGAAATGTTTGTACTATTAATCGCGTAGTAAATGAATCGCTTGCTTTAGTGGAAGAAGAAAGCGCAGTAGTTGGTTCACCGGAACAAATGAAAAAACAACATGGTATTTATGTAGAAACAAATTATGCATTCAACAATGCCATGCGTTATGATATCAGTGATCAAACCACCCATTGGAAAACAGACAGTGTGTATACTTCGCAGGTAAATTATAATTATCAAACACCATGTTTACTGGAAGTATACCCGGAAAAAGTTACGGGTGTTGAATTGAATAAAGGAGAAACATTTACTTCTGTCCGTACCTGCGAATTGTTAATGGATAGTTACGATCGTGAAAGACGCGGATTGATGATCCGTAAGATGTATAGTACGATTGCACCATGGACAACACAGAATCCCATCTTCATGCATCTTGTAAGTAAGAATGATGAAGAAGTAAGAGCTGCAGTAGATCAATGTGCTGCTACGGGTTATGAAGCATTGATCTTAAGTTTCGGTTCGCATTGTAATATGGAAGATACATCTGCGGCTAATATTCAGCAATGGAAATTTTTGGCAGATTATGCACACAGCAAAAACATTTTGATAGGTAGTTATTCTTTATTCAGTTCCAGAAAGATCAGTGATGAAGATGATGTAATAGATCCTGTAACAGGCAAACCTGATGCTGCAGCGTTCTTTGGAAACGCCCCCTGCATGGGCAGCAAGTGGGGATTAGCTTATCTTGAAAAACTCAAATACTTTTTAAGTAATACCGGTTTCAACATTTTTGAAAATGATGGTCCTTATCCGGGAGATGTTTGTGCTTCCACGACACATCCCGGTCATAAAGGTTTGGATGATAGTCAATGGAAACAAATGGAACTTCAAAAAGGCCTTTATCACTGGTGTAATGAACATGGCATCTATGTAAATGCACCTGACTGGTATTTTATGGATGGTACAAATAAAATAGCTATTGGCTACCGCGAAGTAAATTTTTCTTTACCAAGAGAAAACCAGAAAATACTTAACAGGCAAAATATTTATGACGGTACATGGGAGAAAACACCTTCTATGGGTTGGGGTTTTGTACCCCTTACTAAATACCAGGGCGGTGGGGCTGAAGCCGTTTTGGAACCGCTGTCAGAACATTTGAAGGATTATGAACAACTGATGATGCAATATTATGGCGCCGGTGTGCAGGCCTGTTACCGCGGGCCAAGATTATATGATGCAGAAACGACCAAACAAACAGTAACCAGCGTAATTGCATGGTATAAAAAATACCGGGATATACTCAACTCAGACATTATTCATTTGCGTCGCGCAGATGGCCGCGATTGGGATGGTATTTTACATGTAAACCCGCACTTAAAAACAAAGGGGCTTCTCCTGTTATACAATCCATTGAAAGAAAAAATTACGAGAACCATAAAAGTTCCGTTGTACTACACTGGTCTTAATTCTATTGCAGATGTAAGTGAAAAAGACAAGCCAGCCAAAAGATATCAACTCAACCGCAATCACACAATTGACCTAACCTTTACTCTTGAAGCGGAAGGCTTTACATGGTTCATAATAGAATAA